In Euwallacea similis isolate ESF13 chromosome 30, ESF131.1, whole genome shotgun sequence, the genomic window tgttttcatcaatttggttgcaaatttgaatccaaaatagacagatttggccgaaataagccaaatcggtcgatttgagcaaattcagagatgaaacgatcgtttaagaccgatttcgctcgtttctgcctgttttagtcattttggcacgttttcatcaatttggtgaaatttgaagccaaaatagacagatttggccgaataagcaaatcggtcgatttcaacaaattccttgaagaaacgatcgtttcggaccgatttcgctcgtttctgcctgttttagtcattttggcacgttttcatcaatttggtgcaatttgaatccaaaatagacagatttggccgaaataagccaaatcggtcgatttgagcaaattccttgatgaaacgatcgtttctgaccgatttcgctcgtttctgcctgtttagtcattttggcacgttttcatcaatttggtgcaatttgaatccaaaatagacagatttggccgaaataagccaaatcggtcgatttgagcaaattcagagatgaaacgatcgtttctgcctgttttagtcattttagcacgttttcatcaatttggtgcaatttgaagccaaaatagacaaatttggccaaaataagccaaatcggtcgatttcaacaaattcagagatgaaacgatcgtttctgcctgttttagtcattttagcacgttttcatcaatttggtgcaatttgaagccaaaatagacagatttggccgaaataagccaaatcagtcgatttcaacaaattcagagatgaaacgatcgtttctgcctgttttagtcattttagcacgttttcatcaatttggtgcaatttgaagccaaaatagacagatttggccgaaataagccaaatcggtcgatttcaacaaattccttgaagaaacgatcgtttcggaccgatttcgctcgtttctgcctgttttagtcattttggcacgttttcatcaatttggtgcaatttgaatccaaaatagacagatttggccgaaataagccaaatcggtcgatttgagcaaattccttgatgaaacgatcgtttctgaccgatttcgctcgtttctgcctgttttagtcattttggcacgttttcatcaatttggtgcaatttgaatccaaaatagacagatttggccgaaataagccaaatcggtcgatttgagcaaattccttgatgaaacgatcatttctgaccgatttcgctcgtttctgcctgttttagtcattttggcacgttttcatcaatttggtgcaatttgaatccaaaatagacagatttggccgaaataagccaaatcggtcgatttcaacaaattccttgaagaaacgatcgtttcggaccgatttcgctcgtttctgcctgttttagtcattttggcacgttttcatcaatttggtgaaatttgaagccaaaatagacagatttggccgaaataagccaaatcggtcgatttcaacaaattccttgaagaaacgatcgtttcggaccgatttcgctcgtttctgcctgttttagtcattttggcacgttttcatcaatttggtgcaatttgaatccaaaatagacagatttggccgaaataagccaaatcggtcgatttgagcaaattcagagatgaaacgatcgtttctgactgttttagtcattttggcacgttttcatcaatttggtgcaatttgaagccaaaatagacagatttggccgaaataagccaaatcggtcgatttcaacaaattcagagatgaaacgatcgtttctgcctgttttagtcattttagcacgttttcatcaatttggtgcaatttgaagccaaaatagacaaatttggccgaaataagccaaatcggtcgatttgagcaaattcagagatgaaacgatcgtttctgactgttttagtcattttggcacgttttcatcaatttggtgcaatttgaagccaaaatagacagatttggccgaaataagccaaatcggtcgatttcaacaaattcagagatgaaacgatcgtttctgcctgttttagtcattttagcacgttttcatcaatttggtgcaatttgaagccaaaatagacagatttggccgaaataagccaaatcggtcgatttcaacaaattcagagatgaaacgatcgtttctgcctgttttagtcattttggcacgttttcatcaattttgtgcaatttgaatcgaaaatagacagatttggccgaaataagccaaatcggtcgatttcaacaaattcagagatgaaacgatcgtttctgaccaatttcgctcgtttcttcctgttttagtcattttggcacgttttcatcaatttggtgcaatttgaatccaaaatagacagatttggccgaaataagccaaatcggtcgatttcaacaaattccttgaagaaacgatcgtttcggaccgatttcgctcgtttctgcctgttttagtcattttggcacgttttcatcaatttggtgcaatttgaatccaaaatagacagatttggccgaaataagccaaatcggtcgatttgagcaaattccttgatgaaacgatcgtttctgaccgatttcgctcgtttctgcctgttttagtcattttggcacgttttcatcaatttggtgcaatttgaatccaaaatagacagatttggccgaaataagccaaatcggtcgatttcaacaaattccttgaagaaacgatcgtttctgaccgatttcgctcgtttctgcctgttttagtcattttggcacgttttcatcaatttggtgcaatttgaatccaaaatagacagatttggccgaaataagccaaatcggtcgatttgagcaaattcagagatgaaacgatcgtttctgaccgatttcgctcgtttctgcctgttttagtcattttggcacgttctcatcaatttggtgcaatttgaatcgaaaaaagacagatttggccgaaataagccaaatcggtcgatttgagcaaattcagagatgaaacgatcgtttctgaccgatttcgctcgtttctgcctgttttagtcattttggcacgttctcatcaatttggtgcaatttgaatcgaaaaaagacagatttggccgaaataagccaaatcggtcgatttgagcaaattccttgatgaaacgatcgtttctgaccgatttcgctcgtttctgcctgttttagtcattttggcacgttttcatcaatttgatgcaatttgaagccaaaatagacagatttggccgaaataagccaaatcggtcgatttcaacaaattcagagatgaaacgatcgttctgaccgatttcgctcgtttctgcctgttttagtcattttggcacgttttcatcaatttgatgcaatttgaagccaaaatagacagatttggccgaaataagccaaatcggtcgatttcaacaaattcagagatgaaacgatcgtttctgaccgatttcgctcgtttctgcctgttttagtcattttggcacgttttcatcaatttgatgcaatttgaagccaaaatagacagatttggccgaaataagccaaatcggtcgatttgagcaaattccttgatgaaacgatcgtttctgaccgatttcgctcgtttctgcctgttttagtcattttggcacgttttcatcaatttggtgaaatttgaagccaaaatagacagatttggccgaaataagccaaatcggtcgatttgagcaaattccttgatgaaacgatcgtttctgaccgatttcgctcgtttctgcctgttttagtcattttggcacgttttcatcaatttgatgcaatttgaagccaaaatagacagatttggccgaaataagccaaatcggtcgatttcaacaaattcagagatgaaacgatcgtttctgaccgatttcgctcgtttcttcctgttttagtcattttggcacgttttcatcaatttggtgcaatttgaatcgaaaatagacagatttggccgaaataagccaaatcggtcgatttcaacaaattcagagatgaaacgatcgtttctgaccgatttcgctcgtttcttcctgttttagtcattttggcacgttttcatcaatttggtgcaatttgaatcgaaaaaagacagatttggccgaaataagccaaaacgaccgatttgaacaaattccttgatgtaACGATCGTTTaagaccgatttcgctcgtttctgcctgttttagtcattttggcacgttttcatcaatttgatgcaatttgaagccaaaatagacagatttggccgaaataagccaaatcggtcgatttcaacaaattcagagatgaaacgatcgtttctgaccgatttcgctcgtttctgcctgttttagtcattttggcacgttttcatcaatttgatgcaatttgaagccaaaatagacagatttggccgaaataagccaaatcggtcgatttcaacaaattcagagatgaaacgatcgtttctgaccgatttcgctcgtttctgcctgttttagtcattttggcacgttttcatcaatttggtgcaatttgaatccaaaatagacagatttggccgaaataagccaaatcggtcgatttgagcaaattccttgatgaaacgatcgtttctgaccgatttcgctcgtttctgcctgttttagtcattttggcacgttttcatcaatttggtgaaatttgaagccaaaatagacagatttggccgaaataagccaaatcggtcgatttgagcaaattccttgatgaaacgatcgtttctgaccgatttcgctcgtttctgcctgttttagtcattttggcacgttttcatcaatttgatgcaatttgaagccaaaatagacagatttggccgaaataagccaaatcggtcgatttcaacaaattcagagatgaaacgatcgtttctgaccgatttcgctcgtttcttcctgttttagtcattttggcacgttttcatcaatttggtgcaatttgaatcgaaaaaagacagatttggccgaaataagccaaaacgaccgatttgaacaaattccttgatgtaACGATCGTTTaagaccgatttcgctcgtttctgcctgttttagtcattttggcacgtttttatcaatttggtgaaatttgaagccaaaatagacagatttggccgaaataagccaaatcggtcgatttgagcaaattccttgatgaaacgatcgtttctgaccgatttcgctggtttctgcctgttttagtcattttggcacattttcatcaatttggtgcaatttgatgccaaaatagacagatttgccCGAAATACGCCAAATTAGTCGTGAGCAAATCTCGCCCATAAGTTTTAATTGGGGAGGATTAATCATCTTTAGAAATGCAACTCGACTTTTTGAACTCAATAAATTACAGGATACTACTCTATCATGATAGAAGCTCATAAATAAACGCATGCTCCATAGGCCTTCATACTTGCATCAGAAAATACGTGTATTTTCACCTTCTGGATTTGGCTATTACGGAATGTATACCGAGGAATGGATAGACTTGAAAGTGATGACAAGGTACTTAAGAAGGTCTTCCATTTAGAAAGAATATCTACAGACAGGATGCTATCCCAACTAGAATTCTCTTTCCAGATTTCTTGCTTGATGAGTTTTACGGGAATCACCATGGGATTTATGACTCCAAAAGGGGCATATATTGAAGCAATAGTTGACAAAACTTGCTCTTTTGTGTACGTTTCTTTAAATTCTATGTGGGGCATAATTATGTGGAATTTGTCTTCGTTTTGATTCCAGCTTAAACCCAAAACCTTGTTTGAAGAACTTTCCGGAATTAAAACATTATCAGGGTTAGAATTCTCTTTGGGTAATGCCTTCAGAAATTCAGGGGAGTTGGAACTCCATTTATGCAGTTTTACATGGGCTGTATCGAGACACTTAGTGATTTGTGTATGGGCTTCTAGCAGGGTGTTTAAATTGTTACCGCCAAATAATATGTCATCAACATTACAATGTTTTAGAAGCGCATTGCTTGCGAATGGGTAACGATCTTTATTTTTGAGCGCTATATCCTGAAGACATCTTGTGCTTAAGAACGGTGAACAATTGGTTTCATAGATTACGGTTGCCAACTCAATACACCATAGAGGTTCCTCTGGAGAGTTTCGCCAGTGAATGTTCTACAAAAATCTTTGATTGGGATTGATGAGGATCTGTCTGAAAATTTTCTCAATGTCCGCGGTAAACACATAGccaaatgttttaaatttgaatagaaTATTAAACAAGTCTGGTTGTATCGTGTAACCTTTGAGCGTTAACTCGTTTAGAGATACACCTGTGGAACTTTTCATTGACCCATCAAATACTGCTCGCAGTTTTTGGATTGAGTGGGATGTAGGTAGCATGTCctaatgaaatatatttatctataaattgtttgtatttaatgaaaagATCCTGATCTTTACTGAgtcttttttccaaattgagAAATCGTGGCTTGACTTGAGTGAACGAATCTCCTAGTCTTTGATGTTCATCATTGCTCTTTAATGGTAGATTCACTTGATATCTCCCATTTGGGAGAATTTTAGTCGTGGTTTCGAACAATTGCTCAACCCTTTGATCTTCGGGTGCAAGAAATTTACCAGGTGTGGAATGCGGATTCACTTCTTCGATTTCCGAAAATGATTGAATTAGATTAGTTAAATCCATGTTATTAGAATGGAGTAATGTAAACCCTGAGTTTGATTGGTAATTGTTGTTAAAATTGTGAAAGCTGCTAAAATTTGAGTTTGCACTGTTTGTGCAGTTGAATTTCCCCGCAGTTACATACCCTAAGTAAGTGTTTTGTAACACAGGCAAATGAGCGCCTAACCTTATGTTACTATCTGTTACGAGATCAAAGTAGACGTCTGCCCCTAGCAATATCTCAGTTTCCGCAGGTTTGTAAAATGTGGGATCGGCCAACTGAATAGTGTCAGGAACAGGTATTGATCGTGGATTAATGGGGAATTGGAGTTGATAACAAGTTATCCTTTTAAGTACCACACACGTTGTTTTGAACGCTTGAGACTTATTGAAGCGAGAGTAGAATTTTATCTCTGTGATTTTCTTCGTGGTCAAAGAACCTTGTGCTATTCctgtaatttgcaaattttccatttatgtAACGAGATTTAGAGGCCTTGCTAGACCTTCAGTCACAAACGACATTTGGCTACCTGAGTCTAATAAACTGCGCACTTAAAACGGCCGTTTATGGCTATCATAAAGTGTGATGATAACCGTACCTAATAGCACTACTTGAAGTTGGGAAGATACTGATAGACTTGCGGGTGTCTGATGATTGTCATCTTCAGTATTGGGATTATTAACTAGATGCCTTTGATTTTGCTGTGACATAGCACTTGAGGAGTTTTGATAATACCCCTCACCACGAGAATTTTGCGAGGGCTGAGAAGGACTCCTCGCTCTTGTTAAATACGAAGAAATTGCTTGTTCAGTTGAGTGATGTGACAAGTGTAAAAGAATATTGTGCCTTTTATTACACGTTTTGCAATTTGAGATTGATTTACAATTTTGTAGCCAATGCCCAACAGCAAGACCAATACCAATTGCAAgcttttgcattttttacgaCCTTGATACGTTCTTCGGGTAAAAGATTGAGATACTTTGTGCAGGAGTAAATTTTGTGTGTATTGTTTTTGCACAGAAAACACTTGAAGTAATTAGTTTGATCTCTAGTTTGTAAAAATGCGTGATGCGATTGATAATGACCTCCTTTAGTTTTAGGAGGCCTTTCTTCGTTTGATAGGTTTTCAAggattttacaatttttatctaagaaattgataaattccGTTTGAGTGGGATATTCGGAGTTACCTCTTTCACTTTCGAAAGaccgttttaaattaaaatcaagtttttgAGTAAGTacatttgtataaatattaGA contains:
- the LOC136417744 gene encoding uncharacterized protein, whose translation is MVGSNFEIALGILRNKYEDKNLIVNSHIKNMLNVPVLTKSNAHNLREFVTQVRCNIGALENLIVKEKLTDLIFIQIERGNSEYPTQTEFINFLDKNCKILENLSNEERPPKTKGGHYQSHHAFLQTRDQTNYFKCFLCKNNTHKIYSCTKYLNLLPEERIKVVKNAKACNWHNILLHLSHHSTEQAISSYLTRARSPSQPSQNSRGEGYYQNSSSAMSQQNQRHLVNNPNTEDDNHQTPASLSVSSQLQVVLLGIAQGSLTTKKITEIKFYSRFNKSQAFKTTCVVLKRITCYQLQFPINPRSIPVPDTIQLADPTFYKPAETEILLGADVYFDLVTDSNIRLGAHLPVLQNTYLGYVTAGKFNCTNSANSNFSSFHNFNNNYQSNSGFTLLHSNNMDLTNLIQSFSEIEEVNPHSTPGKFLAPEDQRVEQLFETTTKILPNGRYQVNLPLKSNDEHQRLGDSFTQDMLPTSHSIQKLRAVFDGSMKSSTGVSLNELTLKGYTIQPDLFNILFKFKTFGYNIHWRNSPEEPLWCIELATVIYETNCSPFLSTRCLQDIALKNKDRYPFASNALLKHCNVDDILFGGNNLNTLLEAHTQITKCLDTAHVKLHKWSSNSPEFLKALPKENSNPDNVLIPESSSNKVLGLSWNQNEDKFHIIMPHIEFKETYTKEQVLSTIASIYAPFGVINPMVIPVKLIKQEIWKENSSWDSILSVDILSKWKTFLSTLSSLSSLSIPRYTFRNSQIQKVKIHVFSDA